A region from the Paenibacillus humicola genome encodes:
- the htpG gene encoding molecular chaperone HtpG, translating to MTVKQEFKAESKRLLEMMINSIYTQKEIFLRELISNASDAIDKIYYKALTDDGLVFNKEDYYIRVTADKAGRTLTISDTGIGMTRDELENNLGIIAKSGSLAFKQENEAKEGHNIIGQFGVGFYAAFMVADVVTVVTRALGSGEAYKWESEGADGYSIEPCAKDTVGTEITLKIKPNTEEDSYDEFLEEYRLRSIIKKYSDFIRYPIKMDMTRSRPKEGADNEFEDYVEEETVNSMVPIWRKNKNELKPEDYENFYNEKRYGFDKPLKHIHISADGAVVYNAILFIPENTPFDYYTKEYEKGLELYSNGVLIMNKCADLLPDYFSFVKGMVDSEDLSLNISREMLQHDRQLTLIAKNIKNRIKSQLQSMLKDERESYEKFYESFGRQLKFGVYSDYGANKDTLQDLLLFYSSKEKKPVTLDEYVSRMPEDQKYIYYAAGESIERIEKLPQTELVADKGYEILYFTDDIDEFAIKMITTYKDKTFKSVSSGDLGIEPDADEKNADEEESGNKELFERMQTILGGKVKQVKASKRLKSHPVCLSTEGEVTIEMEKILNAMPNNQDIKADKILEINVNHQVFQSLKDALGNDEEKLNLYTNLLYHQALLIEGLPIGDPVAFTNDICKVMV from the coding sequence ATGACCGTTAAGCAGGAATTTAAGGCCGAATCGAAGCGTTTGCTGGAGATGATGATCAACTCCATTTACACGCAGAAGGAAATTTTCCTCCGGGAGCTGATTTCGAATGCCAGCGACGCCATTGACAAAATCTACTATAAAGCGCTGACCGACGACGGGCTTGTATTCAACAAAGAAGATTACTACATTCGAGTAACGGCGGACAAAGCGGGCCGGACGCTGACGATTTCCGATACGGGCATCGGCATGACGCGAGACGAGCTCGAGAACAATCTTGGCATTATCGCGAAGAGCGGCTCCCTTGCCTTCAAGCAGGAGAACGAAGCGAAGGAAGGCCACAACATTATCGGCCAGTTCGGGGTCGGCTTTTACGCCGCGTTTATGGTTGCCGATGTCGTTACGGTCGTCACGAGAGCGCTCGGCAGCGGCGAAGCGTACAAATGGGAGTCCGAAGGCGCCGACGGTTACTCGATCGAGCCGTGCGCGAAGGACACGGTCGGGACGGAGATTACGCTGAAAATCAAGCCGAACACCGAGGAAGACAGCTACGACGAATTTTTGGAGGAGTACCGGCTGCGGTCGATCATCAAGAAGTACTCCGACTTTATCCGCTACCCGATCAAGATGGACATGACGCGGAGCCGGCCGAAAGAAGGCGCGGACAACGAATTCGAGGACTACGTCGAAGAGGAAACCGTCAACAGCATGGTCCCGATTTGGCGCAAAAACAAAAACGAGCTGAAGCCCGAGGATTATGAAAACTTTTATAACGAGAAACGGTACGGCTTCGACAAGCCGTTGAAGCACATCCATATCAGCGCGGACGGGGCCGTCGTTTATAATGCGATCCTGTTCATCCCGGAAAATACCCCGTTCGATTACTACACGAAAGAGTACGAGAAAGGGCTTGAACTGTATTCGAACGGTGTTCTGATCATGAACAAATGCGCGGACCTGCTCCCCGACTATTTCAGCTTCGTCAAAGGGATGGTCGATTCCGAGGATCTGTCGCTTAATATTTCCAGAGAAATGCTGCAGCACGACCGGCAGCTGACGCTGATCGCCAAAAACATCAAAAACCGCATCAAGAGCCAGCTCCAAAGCATGTTGAAAGACGAACGGGAGAGCTACGAGAAATTTTACGAATCGTTCGGCCGCCAGCTGAAATTCGGGGTGTACAGCGATTACGGCGCCAATAAGGACACGCTGCAGGACCTGCTCCTATTTTACTCCTCCAAGGAGAAAAAGCCGGTCACGCTGGACGAATACGTTTCCAGAATGCCGGAGGATCAGAAGTACATCTATTACGCCGCCGGTGAGTCGATCGAGCGCATCGAGAAGCTGCCGCAAACCGAGCTGGTCGCCGACAAAGGCTATGAAATCCTTTATTTTACCGACGATATCGACGAATTCGCGATCAAGATGATCACGACCTACAAGGACAAAACGTTCAAGTCGGTTTCAAGCGGCGACCTCGGCATCGAGCCGGATGCGGACGAGAAAAACGCCGATGAGGAAGAGAGCGGAAACAAGGAGCTTTTCGAGCGGATGCAGACGATCCTGGGCGGCAAAGTCAAGCAGGTCAAAGCGTCCAAACGGCTGAAATCCCATCCGGTCTGCCTGTCCACGGAGGGCGAGGTTACGATCGAGATGGAGAAAATCCTGAACGCGATGCCGAACAACCAGGACATTAAAGCGGATAAAATATTGGAGATCAACGTCAACCACCAGGTGTTCCAATCGCTTAAGGATGCGCTCGGCAACGATGAAGAAAAGCTGAATTTGTACACCAACCTGCTGTATCATCAGGCGCTCCTGATCGAGGGTCTGCCGATTGGCGACCCGGTCGCCTTCACGAACGACATTTGCAAAGTGATGGTATAA
- a CDS encoding (deoxy)nucleoside triphosphate pyrophosphohydrolase, whose amino-acid sequence MNRKGRTMIEVAAAIIANERGRLLIARRKRGKAQEGLWEFPGGKIELGETAADCLRRELLEEMNIRIDPVAYFAENEHRYVDAHIRLIAYTARYLGGTVTLSDHDDYRWAERSELREYAFAPADLKFVDMLQQQGEPR is encoded by the coding sequence ATGAACAGAAAGGGACGGACCATGATCGAAGTGGCGGCGGCTATTATTGCAAACGAGCGGGGGCGGCTGCTTATTGCGCGGCGGAAGCGGGGGAAGGCGCAGGAGGGGCTGTGGGAGTTTCCCGGCGGCAAAATCGAACTTGGCGAAACCGCCGCGGATTGTCTCCGCAGAGAACTGCTGGAGGAGATGAATATCCGCATCGACCCGGTTGCCTATTTTGCCGAAAACGAGCACCGGTACGTCGATGCGCATATCCGGCTAATTGCTTATACAGCCCGATATCTCGGCGGAACGGTGACGCTCTCCGATCATGACGATTACCGGTGGGCGGAGCGCAGCGAGCTGCGCGAGTACGCATTTGCGCCTGCGGACCTCAAATTTGTCGACATGCTGCAGCAGCAGGGAGAGCCACGTTGA
- a CDS encoding 3'-5' exoribonuclease YhaM family protein, with the protein MTLINQLREKDEFVGFYLLKELDVKQTNATPPKDYFDIVLCDSSGQLPAKYWDVSAADKETFFPMGLVKVHGVVQLYRERLQIRIMRIRKSTPEDGVSVTDFIRSAPIRPVDLIYAIKQAMDSIADPEIKAIVSFCAAKVEEKLMHYPAAKTHHHAYFAGLAYHIARMLEIGDFICRQRPFLNPDFIKAGIILHDIAKPEEMIAQLGIVSEYSLEGKLIGHISMASNWITEAAIRCGIDLDSDRVLGLQHLVLSHHNLGEWGSPVQPQTAEAVALHYIDSLDAKLQMVEDALDTTPDTETWTPMIRGLENKAIYRLSI; encoded by the coding sequence ATGACGCTTATCAACCAGCTGCGCGAGAAGGACGAGTTCGTCGGCTTTTATTTACTGAAGGAATTGGACGTCAAACAAACGAACGCAACGCCGCCCAAGGACTATTTCGATATTGTTTTGTGCGATTCCAGCGGGCAGCTTCCGGCAAAATATTGGGACGTTTCGGCGGCCGATAAAGAGACCTTTTTCCCGATGGGACTGGTCAAGGTGCATGGAGTCGTGCAGCTGTACCGCGAAAGGCTGCAGATCCGAATCATGCGCATCCGCAAGTCAACGCCGGAAGACGGTGTCAGCGTTACGGATTTTATCCGTTCCGCGCCTATCCGGCCGGTCGACCTGATTTACGCCATCAAACAGGCGATGGACAGCATCGCAGACCCGGAGATCAAGGCAATCGTCTCGTTTTGCGCAGCCAAAGTCGAGGAGAAGCTGATGCACTACCCGGCCGCAAAAACGCATCACCATGCCTATTTTGCCGGACTTGCCTATCATATTGCGAGGATGCTGGAAATCGGCGATTTCATTTGCCGGCAGCGCCCTTTTCTCAATCCGGACTTCATCAAAGCGGGCATCATTTTACACGATATCGCCAAACCGGAGGAAATGATCGCGCAGCTGGGAATCGTATCGGAATACAGCCTGGAGGGCAAATTAATCGGGCATATCTCCATGGCGTCCAATTGGATTACCGAAGCCGCGATTCGCTGCGGCATCGATTTGGACTCGGACCGCGTTCTCGGCCTGCAGCATTTGGTTCTGTCGCATCACAATCTCGGGGAATGGGGAAGTCCGGTCCAGCCGCAGACGGCCGAAGCGGTTGCGCTGCATTATATTGATTCGCTTGACGCCAAGCTCCAAATGGTGGAGGACGCGCTCGATACGACGCCGGACACGGAAACGTGGACGCCGATGATTAGGGGTCTCGAAAACAAAGCAATCTACCGTTTGTCCATTTAG
- a CDS encoding small acid-soluble spore protein H has translation MDIARAKAIAESPVMEKVTYEGTPIYIQHVDEENETARIYPLDRPENEQTVPLRSLMEQ, from the coding sequence ATGGATATTGCACGCGCGAAAGCGATCGCCGAATCGCCTGTAATGGAAAAGGTGACGTACGAAGGAACGCCGATTTATATTCAGCATGTCGACGAGGAGAACGAAACGGCAAGGATTTACCCGCTGGACCGGCCCGAAAACGAACAGACGGTTCCGCTGCGCAGCTTGATGGAGCAGTAA
- a CDS encoding ribonuclease H-like YkuK family protein, with protein sequence MARQKDDTQQDSGFQNISESRLALEEVVDRMLAFMKQEPAAHYQFAIGTDSQVYRGCTKFVTGVIIRRIGKGAWACYRQTVVPRELKSVREKLALETTFSQEVACLFEEEDTIRRMEEVLLPYAYQGAAVESFIDIDAGAVPIINKTALYVQEMVKRVEATGMYAARFKPDSYAASTYADRYTKRPLRLV encoded by the coding sequence ATGGCACGACAAAAGGACGATACTCAGCAGGACAGCGGTTTTCAAAATATAAGCGAAAGCCGGCTCGCCCTGGAGGAAGTGGTCGACCGCATGCTCGCGTTTATGAAGCAGGAGCCAGCCGCCCATTACCAATTTGCGATCGGCACCGACAGCCAGGTTTATCGAGGCTGCACCAAATTCGTTACCGGCGTGATCATACGGCGAATCGGCAAGGGCGCATGGGCCTGCTACCGTCAGACGGTCGTGCCGCGGGAACTGAAGTCGGTGAGAGAGAAGCTGGCGCTGGAAACGACCTTCTCTCAGGAGGTCGCCTGCCTGTTCGAGGAGGAGGATACCATCCGGAGAATGGAGGAGGTGCTGCTGCCCTATGCCTACCAGGGGGCGGCGGTGGAATCGTTTATCGATATTGACGCGGGTGCCGTGCCAATCATCAACAAAACGGCATTATATGTACAAGAGATGGTGAAAAGGGTGGAAGCGACGGGCATGTACGCCGCACGCTTCAAGCCCGATTCGTATGCCGCTTCCACCTATGCGGACCGTTATACAAAGCGGCCTCTGCGGCTCGTTTGA
- a CDS encoding Leu/Phe/Val dehydrogenase produces MDILDVMERLSFEQLVFCRDPAAGLKAVIAIHSTKRGPALGGCRMWRYADGEEAALDAIRLARSMTYKAAVFGLNYGGGKAVIVGDPATDKSEALFRALGRRIGQLQGTYMTGVDLGTTVQDMDLIRLETPYVTDTTGTMMAEGDFTAEMTACGVYLGMKAAAGAVLGSADLQGVTAAVQGLGKVGSFLCAYLHAAGARLIVSDIDAARAAKAVQAYGAAVVPPEDIVSASCDIFAPCALGGVLNERTVPLLNCKIVAGSANNQLAEERCGDLLSARGIVYVPDFVVNAGGLIVTACELDGLSAADMKRSVERVYDAVTEVLADAQRNGVSTWSAAEKLAERNL; encoded by the coding sequence ATGGATATTTTGGACGTGATGGAACGTTTGTCGTTCGAGCAGCTTGTATTTTGCCGGGACCCGGCGGCCGGCCTGAAGGCGGTCATCGCCATTCACAGCACCAAACGCGGTCCGGCACTGGGCGGCTGCCGGATGTGGCGCTATGCGGACGGAGAGGAAGCGGCTCTTGATGCGATACGTCTGGCGCGCAGCATGACCTACAAAGCGGCTGTCTTCGGGCTGAACTACGGAGGCGGCAAAGCGGTGATCGTCGGCGATCCGGCCACGGATAAAAGCGAGGCGCTGTTCCGCGCGCTCGGGAGGCGCATCGGTCAGCTGCAGGGTACCTATATGACCGGCGTCGATTTGGGGACAACCGTACAGGATATGGATCTCATCCGCCTGGAGACGCCGTATGTGACGGATACGACCGGCACCATGATGGCAGAAGGCGATTTCACGGCGGAGATGACGGCATGCGGCGTGTATTTGGGCATGAAAGCGGCAGCCGGCGCAGTCTTGGGCTCCGCCGATTTGCAAGGAGTAACCGCGGCCGTTCAGGGGCTGGGAAAGGTCGGGAGCTTCCTCTGCGCGTATCTCCACGCCGCGGGCGCGCGGCTGATCGTCAGCGACATCGATGCCGCCCGTGCGGCAAAAGCAGTGCAAGCCTACGGAGCAGCCGTTGTGCCGCCGGAGGATATCGTCTCGGCCTCGTGCGATATTTTCGCGCCGTGCGCCCTTGGCGGGGTTTTGAACGAGCGTACGGTGCCGCTGCTGAATTGTAAAATCGTGGCCGGCTCCGCCAACAATCAGCTTGCAGAGGAGCGCTGCGGAGATCTTTTGAGCGCGCGGGGAATTGTATACGTGCCGGATTTTGTCGTGAATGCCGGCGGCCTGATCGTCACGGCCTGCGAGCTGGACGGCTTGTCTGCGGCTGACATGAAGCGGAGCGTAGAGCGGGTGTACGATGCCGTAACCGAGGTGCTCGCCGATGCGCAAAGGAACGGCGTTTCGACATGGTCGGCGGCTGAAAAGCTGGCGGAGCGAAATTTATAA
- a CDS encoding stalk domain-containing protein, which produces MNKMMKLTTGALLAAAIMIPGAASAADMGKGMMPDYSKVKVVQKDGQSLVPLRQIAESLGYSVNWSKTNITLTKRPMMGAGMKDMSGMKDMSGMKDMTDMKDMSGMKDMSGMKDMTDMKDMSGMKDMTDMKDMSGMKDMTDMKDKSDMKDMTDMKDKSGMKDMTDMKDKSDMKDMTDMKDKSGMKDMTDMKDMSGMKNMAYTIMLKAGSKDIMIGMDKKTLTFAPVMMMGKTYVTEAFVDTYLAMHS; this is translated from the coding sequence ATGAATAAAATGATGAAATTGACGACAGGAGCTTTATTGGCGGCGGCTATTATGATCCCGGGAGCGGCATCGGCTGCGGATATGGGCAAAGGCATGATGCCTGACTACAGTAAAGTGAAGGTCGTGCAGAAAGACGGCCAAAGTCTCGTGCCGCTTCGTCAGATCGCGGAGTCGCTTGGCTACAGTGTAAACTGGAGCAAAACGAATATTACACTGACAAAACGGCCCATGATGGGAGCCGGCATGAAGGACATGAGCGGCATGAAGGATATGTCGGGCATGAAGGATATGACCGACATGAAGGACATGAGCGGCATGAAGGATATGTCGGGCATGAAGGATATGACCGACATGAAGGATATGTCGGGCATGAAGGATATGACCGACATGAAGGACATGTCGGGCATGAAGGATATGACCGACATGAAAGACAAGTCGGACATGAAGGATATGACCGACATGAAAGATAAGTCAGGCATGAAGGATATGACTGACATGAAAGATAAGTCGGACATGAAGGATATGACCGACATGAAAGATAAGTCGGGCATGAAGGATATGACCGATATGAAAGATATGTCGGGCATGAAGAACATGGCTTATACGATTATGCTGAAAGCGGGCAGCAAAGACATTATGATTGGCATGGACAAAAAGACGCTGACTTTTGCGCCGGTCATGATGATGGGAAAAACCTATGTAACCGAAGCGTTTGTGGATACGTATCTGGCCATGCACAGTTAA
- a CDS encoding S8 family peptidase — translation MVSILIAVGALVVLTIGWFFVFGRPDDEEDHYAPGELIVQFKPNLSESQKLGIHAKLGCELVSCSPLGHHVVRGVKSTRKLMKAYNERSEIEYCEPNYRFKALAEPNDTYYADFQYGPQIVHAPDAWNVTQGAPNVVVAIVDSGVQPNHPDLAGKLVPGYDFVGGDHQPDDGNGHGTHVAGIAGAATNNARGIAGIAPLAGIMPVRVLDGSGNGSLGSVASGIVFAADNGAKVINLSLGSANPAFTLQNAVEYAWHKGAVIVASAGNDGTSAPTYPAYYDSVIAVASTDSNDQKSPFSNFGTWVDVAAPGSNILSTYPGSRYAYMSGTSMASPHVSGLAALLAAQGRSNADVRTSIEANCDPIPGTGVYWAFGHINADRAVRS, via the coding sequence GTGGTCAGTATCCTGATCGCAGTCGGCGCGCTGGTCGTTCTGACCATCGGCTGGTTTTTCGTATTTGGACGGCCCGATGATGAGGAGGATCATTATGCCCCCGGCGAGCTGATCGTGCAATTCAAGCCGAACCTTTCCGAAAGCCAAAAGCTGGGCATCCATGCCAAGCTGGGCTGCGAGCTGGTCAGCTGTTCGCCGCTCGGTCATCATGTGGTTCGCGGCGTCAAAAGCACCCGCAAGCTCATGAAGGCTTATAACGAGCGAAGCGAAATCGAATATTGCGAGCCCAACTACCGGTTTAAAGCGCTGGCGGAACCGAACGACACCTATTACGCCGATTTCCAGTACGGTCCGCAAATCGTGCACGCGCCGGACGCGTGGAACGTGACGCAGGGCGCCCCGAACGTCGTCGTCGCGATCGTCGACTCCGGCGTGCAGCCGAACCATCCCGATCTCGCCGGCAAGCTCGTCCCCGGCTACGATTTCGTCGGCGGCGACCATCAGCCGGACGACGGCAACGGCCACGGCACGCACGTCGCGGGCATCGCCGGAGCGGCCACCAACAATGCGCGCGGCATTGCCGGCATAGCGCCGCTGGCCGGCATCATGCCGGTCCGCGTCCTCGACGGCAGCGGAAACGGGAGTCTCGGCAGCGTAGCGAGCGGGATCGTGTTCGCCGCCGATAACGGCGCGAAGGTCATCAACCTGAGCCTGGGCTCGGCCAACCCCGCTTTTACGCTTCAGAATGCCGTCGAATATGCTTGGCACAAAGGAGCGGTTATCGTTGCCTCGGCGGGCAACGACGGTACGAGCGCCCCCACCTACCCGGCCTATTACGATTCAGTCATCGCCGTCGCATCCACCGATTCGAACGATCAAAAATCGCCGTTTTCCAACTTTGGAACGTGGGTGGACGTAGCGGCGCCAGGCTCCAACATATTGTCCACGTATCCGGGAAGCCGCTACGCTTATATGAGCGGCACTTCGATGGCATCCCCGCATGTGTCCGGCTTAGCCGCTCTGCTTGCAGCGCAGGGCCGGAGCAACGCCGACGTCCGGACAAGCATCGAAGCAAACTGCGACCCGATACCCGGCACCGGCGTATATTGGGCATTCGGACACATTAACGCGGACCGGGCGGTTCGCAGCTGA
- a CDS encoding ABC transporter ATP-binding protein, whose translation MTEELRNGGAAEQLLEVRDLKMYFPITGGILKRKIGEVKAVDNLSFSIRKGETLGLVGESGCGKSTTGRVIMRLYDPTEGTIVFDGHDITTMKGDRLRQMRQNFQMVFQDPYSSLNPRLSVGSIIAEPLLVNTRLSQREVRERVAGLLKVVGLPQEAGLKHPHEFSGGQRQRIAIARALTLNPKLIVLDEAVSALDVSIQAQIINLLDDLRAQFGLSYLFISHNLSVVKHVSHNVGVMYLGRMVEIAPRAQLYGSPLHPYTQSLLSAAPEATRKARRERIVLTGEVPSPSKPPSGCAFHTRCPQATDRCREERPELREMLPGHRVACHLY comes from the coding sequence ATGACCGAGGAGCTTCGAAACGGCGGCGCAGCCGAGCAGCTGCTCGAGGTGCGCGACTTAAAGATGTATTTTCCGATTACAGGCGGCATTCTGAAACGAAAAATCGGCGAGGTCAAGGCCGTCGACAACCTGTCGTTCAGCATTCGGAAAGGAGAAACGCTCGGCTTGGTCGGCGAATCCGGCTGCGGCAAGTCGACGACGGGGCGGGTCATCATGCGCCTGTACGATCCGACGGAGGGCACCATCGTGTTCGACGGCCACGATATTACGACGATGAAAGGCGACCGCCTGCGGCAAATGCGCCAAAATTTCCAGATGGTGTTCCAGGACCCGTATTCGTCGCTGAACCCGAGGCTGAGCGTCGGTTCCATCATTGCGGAGCCGCTGCTGGTCAATACCCGGTTAAGCCAGCGCGAAGTCCGGGAACGCGTCGCGGGTCTGCTGAAGGTCGTCGGACTGCCGCAGGAGGCCGGCTTGAAGCATCCGCACGAATTTTCGGGCGGTCAGCGCCAGCGGATCGCCATCGCCCGCGCGCTGACACTGAATCCGAAACTGATCGTGCTGGATGAGGCCGTCTCCGCGCTGGACGTATCGATCCAGGCGCAGATCATTAATTTGCTGGACGATTTGCGGGCCCAGTTCGGGTTGTCGTATTTGTTCATTTCGCATAATTTGTCCGTCGTCAAGCATGTCAGCCATAACGTCGGCGTAATGTACCTGGGCAGAATGGTCGAAATTGCGCCAAGAGCCCAGCTTTACGGCTCTCCGCTCCATCCTTATACGCAGTCCCTTCTGTCCGCCGCTCCGGAAGCGACCCGCAAAGCGCGGCGCGAAAGGATCGTGCTGACGGGCGAAGTCCCAAGCCCCTCCAAGCCACCCTCGGGGTGCGCTTTTCATACCCGCTGCCCGCAAGCGACGGATCGCTGCCGCGAGGAACGTCCGGAGCTTCGGGAAATGCTGCCGGGTCATAGAGTCGCCTGCCACTTGTACTGA